Part of the Sodalinema gerasimenkoae IPPAS B-353 genome is shown below.
CGCCATGGCGTAGCGTTGGGTTTTGCCAAAGAGACCGCCCCGGATGGGATAGCCCACTTGTAGGTTCTCCACTTGCAGGAGGGGAGGCTGCCGTTGCAGATGCGCCAAGCGTTGGGCCATCTCTAGGTCGGAGATACGATTTTCGGGATTGGTCAATAAGCTCAGGGGAGACTCTTCAAGGTCATTTGAGTCAGAATTATCTGTTTCGGCAGCTTCTTGAGCCTCTGAGTTACTGCTCTCGATGGGTTTAGATTGGGGTTGCCCCTCTTCAGGTTTAGCCCCTAACTCATCCTCAGGGTGGGATGAATTAGGCTGCTCCCCTTGGCTGTTCATGAAGTCGCTCAGGGTGGGCAAACAGCGTAACCGTAGTTCCGTTTGGGGGCGACAGGCCAGGAGTCCTTGGGTGTAGGGATGTTGAGGTCGGGTGAAAATCTCCATGAGGCTGCCCGTCTCAACGATTTTTCCCTGATACATCACCGCCACATAATCGGCAATTTCAGCAATCACCCCCAGGTCATGGGTAATGAAGATCATCGACATCTGATGACGCGATCGCAACTCCCGCAACAGTTGCAGAATGGTTGCCTGAACCGTGACATCAAGGGCCGTGGTGGGTTCGTCGGCAATCAGGAGGGCGGGGTCTGAGGCGATCGCCATGGCAATGGTGATCCGTTGCAGTTGTCCCCCGGAGAATTGATGGGGATAGCGGTTGAGCAAGGTCTCTTTACGCCGTTCGACGTCTTCTAGGACTTGTCGCCGTCCGGGGGCTGCATCGGGCCCTCCCAAGGCGGCGATCGCCTCCTCCTGAAGCTGCTCCTCAGGGGGCAATAACTTCACCTCTTGCAGTCGGGCGATCGCCTGCTGTTCGGCTTCAGTTTTCGAGACTTTGCGATGGAGACGAATCGCCTCAATCAACTGATAACCAATGGTATACACCGGATTCAAGGCGGTCATCGGTTCCTGAAAGATGGTGGCGATGCGTCCTCCCCGATAGCGTCGTAGTCGTTTCTCGGGTAACTCCAAGAGATTGACGCGATCGCCCACCACCGGATCAGTAAACCAAATCTCCCCCCCAGCCACATCGCCAGGAGGACTCGGAACCAATCCCATCACCGCCAAGGAGGTGACGGACTTCCCCGAACCCGACTCCCCAACAATCCCCAGGGTTTGGCCGCGAGGAACCTGAAAACTCACCCCATCCACCGCACGAATGAGGCGATCATTGGTTTGGAAGTGAACCTGAAGATCGCGAACCTCCAGAACCGTTGGGTCTAGAGTCTGATCCGGGGACGTATCTGCGTGCATAGGGATTCCGGGATAATGAACGGTCAAGGCGTGGGGGAAACCAAGCCGATGACTTAATCAAGCAATGCCAACCTATTTAACAGCCAGCTTCCCCCCAAACTGTTTAGGATTCACCCTTTCAAGTATTGGGCACCATCGACAACACGAGCCGATTCGATGCGATCGCCCCGGCCGAGTTTCTCCAGAACATCCAGGCCATCCACCACATAGCCAAACGCCGCATAGCGACCATCGAGCAAGTTCAATCCCGCCGGGGTTAACTCCGGTTGGAACAGGAAGAAGAAGAACTGAGACGATCCACTATTCGCATCGAGATCCCGATGGGCCATTCCCAGAGTACCAAAAGCCGAAAAGGGTAGAACCGGCTGTTCCCGATAGAGGCCAATCTCTTCGAGGGTAAAGCCATAAATCGGGTCATTCTCGCTACGAACCCGAATTTCGAGGGGAATGGTGCGATACTCACCGGTCTCAGGGTCCACAAACCCATCCTCAGGCCCCGGTGGATCTCCCGCCTGTAAGACATAATTGGCTTCAGCCCGCACAAAGTCGATGCCATCATAGAAACCCCGTTGCACCAAATCGACGAAGTTTCCGGCCGTGATGGGGGCATTGTAGCCATCAACCACCATGGTTAAGTCCCCTTGACTGGTGGTCATTTCCACCGTGGCGCGGCCTTTGAGTTGGGGTAAGTCAGCATACTCTTGAGGAATCTCAAAGGGAAACTCACCCACCATCAGCGATTGCAACTCACCAAGCGTGTTGAGAATCTTGCGGCGAAGAATCCACGCCTCTTCTCGGTCTTCAACTTCGGCAACGGCTTCTAATTCACGAATCTGCTCATCAACGCGATCGAGATAGTCTTGTCCCGCCTCTCGTTGCGAAGGAACCACCGCCTCTAGGATTTCATCCCGGCGATAGGCCAAAGTTGACTTTGCCCCGCGCACATCCCGGCTCACCGCTGACCAGCGTTTACGGGCCCGAAGCTGTCGCCCAATATCCTCAATTTGCTCTTGAACCCGTCGCACCGCGTCGTTCTCGATGGGGAGAGCATATTGCAGCAGGGCTTTAGGATCGGTAATAGCATCCCCTTGGGGCATCCGACTTTGGCGATAGTTCTGGCGGTCTCCCCCAGCATCATCGCCATCCCACCAAGCGGCACTGAGTCCCAGGGAGAGGGGAAGCAGTAGGGCGACGAGGAGTGCGAGTTTCAGCCAGCGTTTCAGTACAGTCATACGTATGGGTTAAGTGACGGCTTTTATAAGAAAATTGATGATTGAAAAGAAGTTCGGCAAGCCCCAGGAGGCAGCCGTAACGCCAAACGCCATTATAGCCCAGGGGATCAACCGGGGAAAATCGGGATAGAAGTTCCTGTTGCGGTGTTCCGGTTTCCCCTGAAGAGGGCGCCCACAAGGGAACGCCCCTACGTTATTTCTCCCCTCCTGGGAGGGGCAAGGGGTGGGTTCGTCTAGAAATCGCCGCGAGTTTGTAAGGCGGTGGTAAGTTTCTCAATCACGTCAGGAATTTGCAAGGCCCCCAACTCTCCAGACGCACGAGTGCGGACGCTGAGAGAGTTGGATTCTCGTTCCTTCGCCCCGACAATGCACATGACGGGAATTTTCCCCTTCTCGGCATTGCGAATTTGTTTACCCAAGCGT
Proteins encoded:
- a CDS encoding ABC transporter ATP-binding protein; translated protein: MHADTSPDQTLDPTVLEVRDLQVHFQTNDRLIRAVDGVSFQVPRGQTLGIVGESGSGKSVTSLAVMGLVPSPPGDVAGGEIWFTDPVVGDRVNLLELPEKRLRRYRGGRIATIFQEPMTALNPVYTIGYQLIEAIRLHRKVSKTEAEQQAIARLQEVKLLPPEEQLQEEAIAALGGPDAAPGRRQVLEDVERRKETLLNRYPHQFSGGQLQRITIAMAIASDPALLIADEPTTALDVTVQATILQLLRELRSRHQMSMIFITHDLGVIAEIADYVAVMYQGKIVETGSLMEIFTRPQHPYTQGLLACRPQTELRLRCLPTLSDFMNSQGEQPNSSHPEDELGAKPEEGQPQSKPIESSNSEAQEAAETDNSDSNDLEESPLSLLTNPENRISDLEMAQRLAHLQRQPPLLQVENLQVGYPIRGGLFGKTQRYAMAVNGISFHVYPGETLGLVGESGCGKTTLARTLLRLIQPTGGRMIFEGQDISTLNAKQLQALRRNIQAIFQDPFSSLNPRMSVGAAIAEPLKIHNVGGGPRQRRERCIWLLERVGLGADCLKRYPHEFSGGQRQRVCIARALALNPKFVICDESVSALDVSVQAQVLNLLRQLQDEFGLTYIFISHDLSVVKFMSDRIMVMNQGKIEEIGAADRVYREPERDYTRQLIASIPNPAALLQRA
- a CDS encoding peptidylprolyl isomerase: MTVLKRWLKLALLVALLLPLSLGLSAAWWDGDDAGGDRQNYRQSRMPQGDAITDPKALLQYALPIENDAVRRVQEQIEDIGRQLRARKRWSAVSRDVRGAKSTLAYRRDEILEAVVPSQREAGQDYLDRVDEQIRELEAVAEVEDREEAWILRRKILNTLGELQSLMVGEFPFEIPQEYADLPQLKGRATVEMTTSQGDLTMVVDGYNAPITAGNFVDLVQRGFYDGIDFVRAEANYVLQAGDPPGPEDGFVDPETGEYRTIPLEIRVRSENDPIYGFTLEEIGLYREQPVLPFSAFGTLGMAHRDLDANSGSSQFFFFLFQPELTPAGLNLLDGRYAAFGYVVDGLDVLEKLGRGDRIESARVVDGAQYLKG